A genomic segment from Candidatus Methylomirabilis limnetica encodes:
- a CDS encoding SagB/ThcOx family dehydrogenase: MNDVDAVTRYHEETKHHYDRQARSLGYMDWANQPNPFRWYEGLTRLNLPFTEKDLGAAHMDLYRREDNPVRDFSLQNLSLFLELSLGLSAWKSAGGNKWALRMNPSSGNLHPTEGYVVTLGNIAGEPGVFHYSPYLHALEPRALFPEKVCARLTNHFAVDGFLFGLTSIFWREAWKYGERAFRYCNHDLGHAIAAAGFAANLLGWKITYLSEASDEDVAAVLGLTQTTWIEGEAEHPEILCYAHPSNVKDIPANLPPELISEIVGLPFQGRPNRLSEDHIDWEIISEIAEAAPKPRTPTQHWLAPHRPFFPGDESRIRAAHIIRQRRSALAFDGATSISESQFLTMLDKTLPREDTVPFDFKLGPVRVHLLLFVHRVLGLAPGLYMFLRDEAGFERLKTACRPEFAWKRAKEGLPLFLLTEGPFMREATAVSCQQDIAGDSAFSLGMIADFRRSVEEAPYLYRHLYWETGMIGQVLYLEAEAHGLRATGIGCFFDDAVHNLMGLKDNQFQTLYHFTIGTPVEDQRLQTWSPYAHLTSATPSGEECEAAG; encoded by the coding sequence TTGAACGACGTTGATGCTGTCACCCGGTACCACGAAGAAACAAAACACCACTATGACCGCCAAGCCAGGTCTCTAGGCTACATGGATTGGGCGAACCAACCCAATCCGTTCCGATGGTATGAAGGCCTCACGCGGCTCAATCTGCCATTTACGGAAAAAGACCTTGGCGCCGCTCATATGGACCTGTACCGAAGAGAAGACAATCCCGTCCGGGATTTCTCCCTCCAAAACCTGTCACTCTTTTTGGAATTGTCGCTCGGTCTTTCCGCCTGGAAGTCCGCGGGCGGCAATAAATGGGCGCTTCGCATGAACCCCTCCAGCGGTAACCTCCACCCCACGGAAGGCTACGTGGTGACCCTGGGCAACATCGCCGGTGAGCCGGGAGTGTTTCATTACAGCCCCTACCTCCACGCGCTGGAACCCAGGGCCCTATTTCCGGAAAAGGTCTGCGCGCGCCTCACAAATCATTTCGCCGTGGACGGCTTCCTCTTCGGCCTGACCAGTATTTTCTGGCGCGAAGCATGGAAATACGGGGAGAGGGCTTTCCGCTATTGTAACCACGACTTAGGCCACGCCATTGCCGCAGCCGGTTTCGCCGCCAACCTCTTGGGATGGAAGATCACGTATTTAAGCGAAGCGTCGGATGAAGACGTCGCGGCGGTGCTCGGTTTAACCCAGACGACTTGGATTGAGGGGGAGGCGGAGCATCCCGAAATCCTTTGCTACGCGCACCCTTCAAACGTGAAGGATATTCCCGCCAACCTCCCCCCTGAACTCATCAGCGAAATCGTGGGACTTCCCTTCCAAGGCCGGCCCAACCGCCTAAGCGAGGATCATATAGACTGGGAAATTATTTCGGAGATCGCCGAAGCCGCCCCCAAACCAAGAACGCCCACACAACACTGGCTCGCTCCCCACCGTCCATTCTTCCCGGGGGACGAGTCCCGGATCCGGGCCGCCCACATCATCCGACAGAGGAGAAGTGCCTTGGCATTTGACGGAGCCACGAGCATCTCCGAATCGCAGTTCCTCACTATGCTGGACAAAACTCTACCGCGCGAAGATACCGTCCCATTTGATTTCAAGCTGGGCCCCGTCCGCGTGCACCTGCTTCTATTCGTGCATCGCGTTCTCGGCCTCGCGCCCGGCCTCTACATGTTCCTGCGCGACGAGGCTGGATTTGAACGCCTCAAAACCGCATGCCGTCCTGAATTTGCATGGAAACGAGCCAAGGAAGGCTTGCCGTTATTTCTGTTGACGGAAGGCCCTTTCATGCGGGAAGCGACAGCGGTGAGTTGTCAACAGGACATTGCCGGAGACAGCGCCTTCTCCCTGGGGATGATCGCGGACTTTCGGCGCAGCGTTGAAGAAGCCCCCTACCTTTATCGGCATCTCTACTGGGAAACCGGCATGATCGGCCAAGTCCTCTACCTCGAAGCCGAAGCCCACGGACTCCGGGCCACCGGCATCGGCTGCTTCTTCGACGACGCGGTCCACAACCTCATGGGCCTCAAAGACAACCAATTCCAAACCCTCTACCATTTCACCATCGGCACCCCTGTAGAAGACCAGCGCCTACAAACCTGGTCCCCCTATGCCCACCTCACCTCCGCTACCCCCTCTGGGGAAGAGTGCGAGGCTGCGGGATAA
- a CDS encoding type II toxin-antitoxin system RelE/ParE family toxin, which yields MIKSFRDKGTEDIFDRKNTREARQACPQQIWRIAQRKLDQLNGVMSFESLKIPPGNLLEALKDDRKGQYSIRINDQFRVCFVWTDDGVENIEIIDYH from the coding sequence GTGATAAAATCGTTTCGTGACAAGGGCACAGAGGATATCTTTGACAGGAAAAACACTAGAGAAGCCAGGCAGGCCTGTCCTCAGCAAATCTGGCGAATAGCACAGCGAAAGCTCGATCAACTTAATGGGGTCATGTCCTTCGAATCTTTGAAAATCCCACCGGGAAATCTTCTGGAAGCCCTTAAGGATGATCGGAAGGGGCAGTACAGCATACGGATCAACGATCAATTCCGCGTATGTTTTGTGTGGACTGATGATGGCGTAGAAAACATCGAGATTATCGATTACCACTGA
- a CDS encoding VIT1/CCC1 transporter family protein — MSPSEIHRTHRTGWLRAAVLGANDGIVSTASLILGVAAAGVGTHGILVTGVAGLVAGAMSMAAGEYVSVSSQADTERADLTRESKELAANPAQEHAELMSIYVKRGLDETLASNVASQLMKYDALAAHGRDELGISDTMAAQPVQAALVSAGTFAVGAVMPLLIVLLFPISALMWGVAGSSLFFLGVLGFLSARAGGAPVIASVARIAFWGALAMALTTGVGALFGVAA, encoded by the coding sequence ATGAGCCCCAGTGAAATACACAGAACACACCGAACAGGCTGGCTCCGCGCCGCTGTTCTTGGCGCGAACGACGGTATCGTTTCTACTGCCAGCCTTATCTTGGGCGTCGCGGCAGCAGGCGTAGGCACTCATGGCATCTTGGTTACAGGAGTTGCCGGCCTTGTCGCTGGCGCCATGTCAATGGCTGCCGGCGAATATGTCTCGGTCAGTTCACAAGCCGATACCGAGCGCGCGGATCTGACTCGGGAGAGCAAAGAACTGGCTGCGAACCCAGCGCAGGAACACGCGGAATTGATGTCCATTTACGTGAAGCGTGGGCTGGATGAGACGCTGGCCTCGAACGTTGCTAGTCAGTTAATGAAGTATGACGCGCTTGCCGCACATGGACGAGACGAACTGGGTATATCCGACACAATGGCCGCGCAACCAGTGCAAGCCGCATTAGTCTCGGCGGGTACGTTCGCCGTTGGCGCGGTCATGCCGCTTCTGATAGTTCTCTTGTTTCCAATTTCTGCACTCATGTGGGGTGTCGCAGGTAGCTCACTCTTCTTTCTTGGAGTGTTGGGCTTCTTGTCTGCACGCGCAGGGGGCGCACCCGTGATTGCGTCTGTCGCGCGCATCGCTTTTTGGGGGGCCTTGGCAATGGCATTGACCACTGGAGTTGGCGCCCTTTTTGGGGTAGCCGCTTGA